From Vigna angularis cultivar LongXiaoDou No.4 chromosome 11, ASM1680809v1, whole genome shotgun sequence:
ATTAGAAATTAGAGGGGGCTTTTTAAAGGGTCCAAGACAACCACTGTGCTATTGCAATCACATTTAATTCTGTTATGCACGGTAATATAATCATatcaatataattttctaaatcaTCCTCCACAATTTCAAACACTACAATTTTCTAATTTGTTAATGCACAATCATCCTcacaaaggagaaaaaaaatagcaaattaCACTTATAACAAACTAGCTAAATGAAAATTATGCAGACATGGAGGTACTCTTCTTCAAGCTAATATGATCATTAACCTCAGCCTTAGATCATTGGCAACACATCTAAGAATTATTACAAGGATGATTTTTTAACATGTTGAGGAGTCATGAACTTTGACAACTTTCCTAACACATTAATTCTCATGTTTGTAACAAAATACCTTGACCCTCCACTCCTCACAAGATTTCCAACTACTTCAATTCAGAAAATTAAGCCAGGAGCAAAATctatataataaacatatatacaGTTCCCTGAAAGTAACTTCGTTTTTGTTTCACCTATTCACcagttatttgattaaatatctaaataaaaattaaaaaattcccAGATTATATTAACAAGCATACCAGGGCATGATTATTGACTCATACTCAATACAAGCAAAATCATCCATAATACCCATAAAGGGGAGAAGTAAAATccggaaaaataaataaaaaaggagaTAAATTTATTCGGTGGGTTACAGTTGGATAGAGAAAACATACCCCATATGCATGCAATGTCTGAAAACCCCCCCCAAAAACCCTAGTCAGATCTGCTGAAATGAGTCTGCGGGTGAATGAAGAAGTCGAAAGATGAAGTCAGGGTGTAATccagaaaattaaaagaaaaattatgaagaaaagGGCGAATTGGAATTTCTTTCAGTAATTTATTTGAACgtgaaagagaagaaagagaaacatAAGGATATAAAAGGGAAAattaaggaagaaagagagcTATGGTGGTTTTGTTGTGTCTTTTACCTTGCTGGCTGCCCTGAAATGGGTAGGCTTCGTTGTGTGAGGGTGTTGTTTTTCGGGTTCTGttgtctttctttcttctccttcttttccaGAAAAACAAGGATTTGTTGTCGATGATGTAAAGGTGTTTAGTTACACACAgaactatatattattatgtatagGTGCTagactaaattaataataatattaattataataatataataataatgacaaaaaaaaaagaaatagacaaaatttaaataaagtaatacaatttaattttattcagaACATTTATAAACATgtgtttttcattaaaattataacagaatttcaaaatgataaaagaatatgaaataagagaaattagaaaaaaaaaaaagagtgtcCGTTCTTATTATGTATGTATGAATGATCAAATGTAcatattattattcaaaattttcataaaattataatgaaataatacctatgtatttttttttctaaaagttattCGAATATTCATAAAATCCTATCTTTAGCGTGTTCATTTATTATCTTTCATGAATAAGATAATcagatataattttttcatgatttaaaaatattataaataataattttcattactCATAATAttattctcatttttaatttattagtttattttttattgtttatttcgCTAACCATGTAATTACTAaattaaatagaattaaaaattaatattttatctgataaaaaattgaagtactataatcatattttatcaaCTCTTTTCATTTggtaaaaaagttatattttatatttaacaaatattttgatGGAAAAAATCACAACAAATAAACAgctgttaaaaaaaattaaaaggataatTCTTAAACAgatattattcttaaaattcCTAAATCAATCGTGTCTTTTGAGTGTGCCCTAAGTACCGAAAAATTCAATAGATTCAGAAACTCCGGCGAAGGGCAGCACGACGCCGTTTAAGAGCTGCGTCTACAACAGTGGCAGGGCGCGTTCAGGTTCCGCACATCACGCCACAccacaagcaacaacaacacttCACGCTGTTCTTCAATTTAACACGTATTCTTACTACTACTACTCTCAATCTTCCAAAGTTTCATCTTTTCACATgtaatatcaattttttctcGGTTGCTTTGAATGTTATTAGCAGGGCACcgtagaagaaaaaaaaagcttatTTTGTTTCACTGTTTGTAGCCTTTGGATATGGTGATGgattttgaatcaaattatGATATTGCCGCCTCTGCTCTATTCATTCATACTCACAACTTCAATAGAGTTGCCTTACAAGTAAGACCATCTATCTCATCAACTCTTCACTTTCACCTTTCCCTCAAACTCATCAATGCCTGGACAAAACACTAGCAATAAAAGTACTAGTCTTTATTAATTCTACCACCAAGCCCagtataaattttgaatatttaaggTTTTCTTGTAGATGGGAGTTATTACTGTACTTTTCTCAATTCAAGGACATTCATGTTTGAATTTCAGTTTCCAGATAATCTTCTAAAAGATTCAACAAGAGTGGTCACTGCTCTGCGCAAGAGACTTCAatcattgaaaaaaattgatgtCTCAGAAAGTGGGTACGAGGCAGACGTAGGATTGTTTGTGATGGCAGACACGGCGTATGGCAGCTGCTGTGTTGATGAAGTTGGAGCATCACATATTAATGTTGATTGTGTCATACATTATGGACATACATGTTTTAGTCCGTGAGTTcttctaaaacattttttaaatctttaatttgAGCTTATCTTATAAATAGTGTGTCTTTTTTCTCATATCTGATTGTGGAATGTAGAGATGCATTTCAAATAACTATATCCATCTGTGTATGAGTATGATACTGCCCAGTTATTTACGCTGTTAGTTCATAATCTAAGTTTCCTTTAGATTCCGTTCCTTCTTTGAGCACTTCAACTTAAATGTAATTATAGTGTCTGTGGTACCACTGGGTTGCTCAGTTTATTTCTTTACCTTAATTAAGGGTTGAGATTCTAATTCTTACGCTTCCATTGGATCTTCTTTGCGCACTTCAGGACAACAACTCTGCCatccttttttgtttttgggaAGGCTTCCATTTGCGTAGCTGATTGCGTTGAAAGTATGTCAAAATATGCTCTGACAAATAGTAAGCCTGTCATGgtataactatttatttaatcattcctggatttatatttgtataaattaacTGAATGTTGTAGTGTATGTGAAATAAGGCAACTGCAATTATCCTCTGGTGATGATTGTTCAGAATATAAACTGGACTTCGCATCTTTATTTAGTCTTTTTGGGATGATTTATATTTCTCTGCATGAATTGCTAATTTTTCCAGCTTCTCTGCCATATATAAGAGAAGATTATGGGTATTTTTCTACCATGTAAGTTTCTGACATTCATTGTTTCATGCACCATCTGCTTCCAGGTCCTTTTTGGGCTGGAATATGCACATTCAATGCAACAAATTAAAGAAGCACTGTTAGAATCATCAATGTCATGCAGAATTGACCCTAAGCCAGAAGTTCACTTTGCTGATGTTCCATCTTCAGTTATGTTTCCAtcaaaagatattaaaaagataaaagggcTCCAAGAACTAGCTTGTGGTTGCAATGGGGAAAGTGGCACTACGTATAGCATTGGGGGATTAACTTGGAAATTACCTCAAGGACAAAGCATGGATGACTACTTGCTCTTTTGGATTGGACTTGATGATTCAGCTTTTGCTAATGTTGTGCTCACATTCAATACTTGTGAAATAGGTTGACAGTTTCCCGTCCTTTAAGAAATTTGTCATGTGcatctgtatttttttttatacactaCAACATCTATATGTTGCATTTTTGCATATAAAAGCTTACCTTTCTCATGAAACCTGTATTGCTTTCCATGAATTGCTTATATCAATTGTTGTTGTTAAGATCCTGATTAAGATCATGAAATTATATGACTCTGCAACTTTTGGAGCCAGATGTGAGTTGGATTGGTGGCAGGATTGTGGTTTCGTGAGATTCACGGTCTTGCCCTTTATATTTCTAATGAAAAAGTTATCTGACCAATTATGAGTGGTATTGGATTTTGAGCTTACAAATTTTGAATTCTAGTTCAATGATGTGATTTCATATATGCTTGTGttaagtataattttgaattttgagctTTTGTTAAGTATAATTTTGTATGGTTCCTACCATCCCCACCTGAACTTAATTAAGATCTCAGTTTTGCCAACATTGATGTCAATTTCTccatttaatttatgttttcctTTACATTGTATTTCTATCATCAAATGACACGAGGAAAGCTGTTAGTAAACATGTGTCATGTGTTGTACGGCATCTCTACCAAAAGGGTATATTTTGGAAAGCTAATATCCCTGAAATTATTactctgttttaatttttctttatatctaTATGAAATGAAAAGGCTTCTCAACTTATTTTCTACTTTAGGATTTTCTGaatcatgattataattattatgatttctGTTGCTTTAGTCAGATATTATGCAAATGAAAATCAAATGGTGACAGACTTGGTTCAACAAAGGAGGATTCTTAAACGTAGGTATGAATCCCAATATAAACGCACTACTCTGTCTTGTGTAAGCCAGCttatatcttcaaatttacTAAGCTAGAGTGATGACTATGCAGATATTACCTTGTGGAGAGAGCTAAGGATGCTAATATTGTTGGGATTTTAGTTGGAACTCTTGGTGTTGGTATGTTGTCTtgtcaaatttttatttgttttttgtgtGTCGATGATAATAACTAAAGTAGCATGTGCATATGCAGAATTATACTGTCACATTCCTTGTGAAGCATTACAATATTGCAAACATCCAAAAGACaacattttatttgaatattgttgTCTAGTAAGAAAGGATATCAAGAGTGAATCCTTAATGTTACTAACCTTGAATGTGATGAGAAGAATTATGTGAGGCATCATTTGATTATTGTCTATGATTACAGAATGCATATGTAAATGGTTCACAGTCTTAATCATGGTTTAGGTAGCTATAAGAAATGTGGAAACTATCTCGTGTGagagtaaatattttatatgcttgCTTTTTTTTCAATAGAACTGGgatttaatttaacatattgCCTACTGATGCAGCTGGTTATCTTCACATAATCAATCAAATGAAGGAGCTCATAACTGGAGCAGGCAAGAAGGCCTATACTTTGGTTATGGGAAAGCCAAACCCAGCTAAACTTGCTAACTTTCCTGAGGTGAAATTTATTACATCCGTAGTATATATTTCAGTCTGTGTTTTTGTAAAAGCTTTCTAACAGTTTGATTTCATCAGTGTGatgtttttatatatgtttcttgTGCCCAAACTGCTCTACTGGATAGCAAAGAGTATCTAGCTCCAGTTATTACTCCCTTTGAAGCAATGATAGCTTTCAATAGGTACACTATCGTAGTTAAacctactttttatttttaaaatgtctCTCTGATAGTGTTTGTATGGATTGCTAATATTTTTGTGTAGCCTCtatgttttgtttattgtaAATCAACGACTCACCTCATTCCGGATTTGACCATATTATCTGTTTTCAGGGGAAGCCAGTGGACAGGAGCCTATGTAATGGAATTTCGAGATCTAATTAATTTGCCTCAAATGGAAGCTGGAGACCAAGGGGAAGAAGAAGCACGGTTTTCATTCTTGAAGGGTGGATACattgaagattttgaaaatcAAGGTAGGTTTCATTTCACGCTTCTATGCTTGCAACTGAATGgttacttttattgatttttttcaaaGGAGCAAAACCGACCTTCATAATTCTGACATAATAGAAAAATTAGTGAAGATGTGTTGTTGTTAATCACATTGTATCATCTGCCTAAAAGAAAAGTTCCCTTGAAGAGATTCAGTTATATCAGTAAACTTAACCAGGCATGAGATTGTTTCTGTTTCATGGAATACAAAATTTTTGGCTGCCATAACCCATAAATTGACAGAGTAACCATTTTACCACCATCCTTGAAACCTAATGCTGATGATGATTCAGTCATTTATTCTGAGTTACCAAATAAGAtcattagttttattttctaatgACATTCTGTATTTTCATCAGAAAATGttgaggaagaaagagaagccCTTGCTTTGGTAAATGCAACAGAGAAGGCACTGCAGTTGCGGAATAACTCTAATGCTCTAATGAAAGGAAATGCTAAATCAGGAGCAGAGTTTTTAGCTAATCGATCTTATCAGGGACTGACTATGCCCAGTGAGAACACCTCCCCAGAGCCATACCTCataggaagaagaggaagagcaTCTGGGTACGAGGATGAGAACAACAAACAGACATAAactgtgatttttttatttagattaagGTCAGAGATTGTTGTTCTTTCAtatcatttatcttttcattGATATCTtcaatgaattttatttgaattctgTGAGGAGAACTTAAATTATACAAGTTGTTTGACAGAATCAAAGTCTATAAAGTTTAGGGACAACAATTCATTGATAGAAGTCCATAATCAATTTCGTAGCTTAGTTTAATATTAAAGGGTGCTGTTATGTGgactttttttaatatgaaactCTTGGGTCAAACATGTTGATTTTTCACTGCATAATCTAAAAGTCAGATGTTAAATGTCAACTAAAACTTGTTTCAGTAATAATTTTCAATTGTAGGTCATAAAAGCTGgccaaaatattaattttatgaaaaagggTGAAGTTTATTAATCAGTAAAAGATGGATGATGAACACGATTAACTTTATATAGTCTATTCAATGTGAATTAAGAggtaaaataagttaaattagactgattttattctaattaagCACAACTTAACTATCAAATATAACGTTTAAGTAAGATTTATgttagaaatatattaaattttaaggaTTAACTCCCACGTTTGTTAAAATCTCTTGTATTGggttattttaaataagttaatcattatttcaaaataagtcATTAGACTTAAACTTTTCTTCCGACTActacattaataaaattttgaatattaatattataattgtttatttgagCTTGAATAAAGTAGTTATTCAATCTCTTAAAAACTCTATAAACAGTATAATATGTATTAAACTCTTAATGAATTCTTAGTTTTTTCCACCTCTAGATGTAATATTGAAACTTAAAACATGATTATCTTTAAATTAGTAGCTTTTTTTACCGCTATGATTTTTatacgaaaaataaaaataaaaaaatcacttaagtCATTATTGTATTTTGATGTTGTTGTAATTGTTTATAGTTTTTCTAGTCATGGAAACTAACTCAGTAATCAATATATCACAGACAAAACTTAGACATGTCAAATACATATGTAAAACAGTGACACCTTCAAAGCAATAAATGAAAAGAATGGTTGAAACGCAATAGAAATTTGATTCATTCAAGTGGATGGAAGTGTATTATTtcgtaaaagaaaaaacaaaacttcGCCTAAGAATTCGTACATAACAATGGGACAAACTCCTGTAGGCATCAATTTACAACCACAAGAAAAGAATATCCCagattttatattcttttaatttctacatTGAATTAACCCCTCCTCACcacaaaattatatttgaaaatttgaagtgtGATCGACAGAGACAGAacagaggaagagagagagacagaCAGAGACACAAAGATAGATTTTGTGCGTTCTTCAAATTCCTTACACAAATGTACAATACAAGTACAGGGTTTGATCGATCTTTGAAGAAAATCATGTGTTAGTATCAATAAGAACACTCCGTTCTGTGCACTCGCTCCCTCAAAATCCCGTTATACAAAGCGATTCTGTTAGCCGGCATTCCGACACAATCTGAGGATTCGTCCCTGCAGTTTTTCGATACTCTGTTTTcgtcttttctttctctcccttcCTTCTTCACACTATCTGCaaatttcactttcttcttcgtcttctttcTCTCCCGTTTCTTTTCCTCTGCAAAGCACAcaacacattaaaaaattagCACAACCcaatgaagaaaaaagagataGAATAACATGAAAGTAAGAAAAGAACATCTTGCAGtgattatttttgaaaaaaaatcaaactttacCCGAATACAAGCAAGAACGCAAGGTGGGTTTGTTGGAGTGATGAATCCGAAAAGAAAGGTTGGATTTTTGCCTGGAGAAAGCAACGTAGAGGAGAGTGGTTGAGAGAAGCATGGCAGAGGTGAGAACAAGACCCCGTGAGAGGGAAGCCATGAGAAAGAAAGaggtgaaaagaaaagagaaaagagagaaggagaagttgGAATCACgggttgaagaagaagaagaagaagagaagtaTAAAAcgaaagaaagtgaaaaagtgATGATATatagagaaataaaaagaatgGCAGTAGTTAAttggtggttggtgatgtgatgttaGTATCTAGATTTCTCTGTTTCTTTGGACTTTGCTTTTGTATATCTAATGTTCTGGTTGGAGTCAGAAAGAAATTTGAAGGAACAAGTATGGATATGAATGCGGTTGCGGTTTGTATCGACCTTCAACGTATCTTGTCTTCTCCTGTCAGGTGGGGTCGCATTCAACGACCACCACCTTCAACAACATTACTAAGATTATTATGTCTTATAAAATCTCTCTAAGATTAAatgtctttcatttttattaaaaaattagttcattttttaattttcatccagtttagtttttcaaatttaaaaatatgtaagtttcaattttctaatcaaattttattaaatttatttaataaaatttaagaaattaaaatagtttaaaattttacaaataattaattttaattttttatttaaaaataagagatgaaaatatatttaatctaattttaaatatactaaCATAGGTTTATCAACTAAAACAGTTAGCATATTTTGGGTTTTTAATCTTAATGTTATGTTAAATTTCATCTTAGGTGTTCTGgtataaaatgaaagttttgAGTTATTTagtgtaatttttattttataaagttaagttatttttaaagtttattttttaaataatattataatctttttaaaaattatttataaaaaattgtgttgAAATTGGTGAGATGTGAGAGAAATGAATATTGAGTAGTTATATTGTTAATGTATGTCTTTTTCATTTGATGGTACATCTTTTTCCTTCTGTAATTTTCagattttcatttcttttattaaatactttttttttgttataatttgtaAAGAACTTTAACATAATTATTCACAATAATGTATAAAGGAAGTTTATAGCCTTCTAAATCCTTCAAATAGACTTTCTTTATGTCACTTAGAAACatacaacaatcaatcttccATCATTCTCATAttcctaatttaaaaaaaatgtaaaattgattGAAATGTGTAACACcgtaaatataatttatattctcaaaaaaacatatgaattaatttaattcaaattgtATTGTTAAATTAAGACAAAtgaattactttaataattttcgaTATTACATCCTTACTCACTTTATTAATGGTCAATTATTACACAGACTAGCAAAACTCGGTTatgttaaaaaagttaaattcgAAATAATTAGAAACACGTCATTAATCACAGTATAATAATAGGCCCAATAATAATAGTACCAATATTTCTTACATTAGTCATATAAAAATGTGCTACAACAAACCAAACgtcttttcttaataaaaacgAACATAAAATTAGGATGACAATCGCAAAAATCgagagaaacaaattaaaattttaaattaaaaccataaaatagaTCATCAagatcattaaataaaatttcaaattaacttattattcttttaaactaaaagatatatatatatatattgaattgaagttgattcatttaatttatatgttaaatagaTTCGAATAAGTTGAAATTGggtaaattcataatttatctataataattttttattattttgacaaTCTTGTTATaagtttctttttataattgtatatatGTTGAcactttagtttttaaaaacttaaatatcatttaataatatttaaataatttaaatattcaatttatttgtttgttaaattatgtctgcattataattttgaattattatttgtatttaataaaatagatgaatattttgattttattattattaaaaaataattaaatcaatctattaaaacaatcatataaaatataaaaaaaaaacatcttaaataaattaactcaTTTAACCTGTCAATTCATAATAAATGAAACCAAAGGTGAATAAATCAAACTTCAAACTAACTATTCTTTTACTTAAACATTTGATGAGCAAATCCATATAGAAGTGAAAAGTTTGAAAGCTTCCGATAAGATAAATATCTTTTCTATATTAATAATGAAGATTCTAACCAAACACGGCCTTAATGTTTGATGTAAAAGATGATGTTTTGTAAGTGTGAAATTGAATGGTTCTTACACGTGTGTGGGGTATGTGAGTGAGTAACtgtgtataatattatatgaCTATGATAGGAACATTGAATGAATTATATGATTTAAGACCTCATTGACACGTGTTGAGCAAGGACAAGACATTATCCACAGCACGCGTGTACGGACCATGATTCCGAAGACTTTCCAAAACCATGCACACTCCTCTGTAGTTATATTTCTTAcgtttcttatttatattttacattttgacacaaaataaaatatattttgtgtgGTCATCATTTCATgaattaatgtttatatttaataatggtaaattatattttaagttttaaatatgtAAACTATTAACATACTAGTagtcttttttaaataatttttttatttagttactTTGTCAGTATATTTCTTCGAGATTTAAATATGTCAATAATTTGTTTATCTATCTCAAGTTTTTACTTGAACATATTCTTTGTAAAAGctatttttgaaaatgtgattttaaaaaacatataatatttcaaaGTATAGTTTCTAAAATATAGTATTTCTTTGCAGTTTTGAGTAGATAGCTTTAATTTTGATTCTTTCTTGATTAACGTGTTTATTCTTTTCGTTTTATTTATGCTTTCGCCTCATTTACCGTTAAACAGTAAATTTGCAAGTGACACTTAATAATCATAAGATtgatttaatgaatttaaaaaaaaatgaaagagattatgaattaaattctctcactacaaaaaatagtaataattaatatctacctatgaaaaaaaaattactaaagcttctattttacattttcttcaagaaatcGGAAGGCAGCAGTACATATGCTAACCTGAAGCAATCCACGAGACCCAAAACTAGCAGTAAAAAATTACTGAGAATAACTGACGACAGTCGATGTCGAAAAACGTTGTTCAGAAACCCAGAAAACATGTATTATAATGCACATAAAGTGATACAAGTAAGTAGCATTCTCAGCATCAGATGGGTAAAATCTTGAAGTCAGTCTTGAGAATAAAACCATGATTATATGACCATTACAATAACTGCTCACTTAACACCATaacactatatttttattaacaaacaTATAGAATGAAACTAAGTAGTAAGAATGGGTGGCAAGTAGTCAACTTTGTCGCCAAGAACACGAGCCTTGGTGTCAGGAAAGAATTCAAATCCTGGAAGCTCAGTGACAGTTCCTTCGCTGGAAACCCCAATAGGGTAGCGGAGTAAGTGGCCAGGAAGATCATGCTCAAGAGACTCACTTGAATACAGATCCCAATACTTGTCAGAAATCTGGTTCACCTTCCTTATACATTCTGTTCTTTCAGGGTAGAGGAAGGACTCATCAAGCATGCCAAGATGCTCATACCATAATGCCATGCGGAAACCATGAATCTGACCCCTTGCTGGCTCACTTGTAAACAAATGATAGGGTTGATAAGCACCCATTGCAATCTCAGAGTCTCTTGCACCATCCATTGATCTCTGGTTTATGTTGGCCGATCCAACAATTATGTATTCATCATCAActgcaaaaacaaaaacttcTATCAGTTTAAGATTACAATGAGTAAGAatgtcttaaaaaaaaaaaacatgagttTAATTTTCTGAATTACCTATCATCATCTTGGCATGAACATATATCATGAAGCGCCGGGCCTCTTGGGCTCTGATATAATCTGTATCAGGATCTGGTCTTTGTGGAGGCTCGTATTCTCCTTCTTTCTTCACCTCCCGATTACCAAGGCAGAAGAATGTCAGATAGTTCCGAGGATTTTCCTCTATTCCCTTGGCCTGGAGCGCCTGAACGACATCCTTGTACATCATATCCATTGTTCTCCTCTGCCAATCCAATATTGCCTGAACTGATGCACTTTCCGGAACACCCTCTGGCCACATTGGGACAACAACATACACACTGAACCTTTCCCCAGCTTCAATCTTACTCACTATCTTAAGTGAAAGCTCCTTCGGGATAAGATGCAAAGCGCCAATGTCTTCAGGCTTAATGCCATCAGCACTCCAACCGTAACAGCTTCCAAGGAAATACTGATTCTCAATATAGATGAAATTTTTTGCACGTCTAATGGCATTAACATAAGCATCTTGTATACTACGGTCTATTATATTATCCTTCCCACTCACAAGCCCGACTCTCGCAGCTTCTTCGGGAGTCTCCGGGAACCCAAAAGCAGCACCACCATCGATTGATCTAAATAGCTGAACGTTCCATGTCTCTCGATCATCGGGGTAAGTTACTGGGGATGGAGGAATAATCACATCTTCAAGGTCTCTCAGTGGAACAAGTAAGTCCTTTCCTCCCTGCTTCCTCCATCTTTGCTCAAAGTTGAACAAAACATCCCAAGCAATAGGCCCTTCGAGTCGAGAATGGATGTCGTGCCATGGTTCTCTCGGACCACCTTTTGTTATTGCTGCACCACCGAAGTTAGGCTGATGAAAATCATCATGATGTGCTGTGTCCAGCGTTCTGAAAAGAGAATGGAACGGAGTGTCATATCTCCCATCACAGAGATCAATTCCCCCCACAAAACTAACAATCCTTCGCTTCTCAGATTCTCCACTCGGCAATTCACTGTCCACGACTACGATTTTCTGGTGATGAGTAAACATGGTAGAAATTTCCAAATCTTGAACAATGCTTCCACCGTCATCGGGATTGCGAGGGCATAAAACACAATGCACTTCAGTGCCCCTGAAAAACTGCTCTGTTTCTTGATCATGAGTGGCCATCAAACCATCTTTTTTTAACAAGGGAACGGAAGTTCTATCATCCCAGACCAGCATCAAAACCCTGACACCTTCACTTGCTTTTTTCTTCAGAAGCTCACCGAGTGTTATGTCTCCTCCAGGCTTTGGCCTCCTTGAATCCCTTACCAACGAAATCTCAGTATATACAGACCAACCTGTAATGTATATCAAGTTTTTCGCTTTGGTGATTGCATCAAAAACATCCTCCCAACATCTATGAGGTTGGTAAGTCTGGCCTCCACTGAGTGGTATTCTAGGGACAAAGTTGTCTGATACATGAGCATCCTGGTACAGAGAAACCTTACATCCTCTTCTTTGTGAAAAGAAAGTATAAGGAACACCAGGAAATTTAGGACTTCTGATGCCAAGAGCCCAGTTGCGGTCTTTCGAAATATCAAAATACTGCAGCTTCACGTGGATCTTGGAATTTCCATGTATTGGATTTCTATCCTCATCCAATATTTCAACCCATCTGTCTATTTCTTCACCATGCAAGATCTCCTCGACAGGAACATATGCTCTTCCGATTAAGGTTGCCCCAATAGGATTATCATCTTTCACTGTGAATATGATGTTTGATGCCATATGGGC
This genomic window contains:
- the LOC108333925 gene encoding phospholipase D alpha 1, whose protein sequence is MAQILLHGTLHATIYEVDNLKIGGGNFLTKIVHNIEETVGFGKGVTKLYATIDLEKARVGRTRILEKEHKNPRWYESFHIYCAHMASNIIFTVKDDNPIGATLIGRAYVPVEEILHGEEIDRWVEILDEDRNPIHGNSKIHVKLQYFDISKDRNWALGIRSPKFPGVPYTFFSQRRGCKVSLYQDAHVSDNFVPRIPLSGGQTYQPHRCWEDVFDAITKAKNLIYITGWSVYTEISLVRDSRRPKPGGDITLGELLKKKASEGVRVLMLVWDDRTSVPLLKKDGLMATHDQETEQFFRGTEVHCVLCPRNPDDGGSIVQDLEISTMFTHHQKIVVVDSELPSGESEKRRIVSFVGGIDLCDGRYDTPFHSLFRTLDTAHHDDFHQPNFGGAAITKGGPREPWHDIHSRLEGPIAWDVLFNFEQRWRKQGGKDLLVPLRDLEDVIIPPSPVTYPDDRETWNVQLFRSIDGGAAFGFPETPEEAARVGLVSGKDNIIDRSIQDAYVNAIRRAKNFIYIENQYFLGSCYGWSADGIKPEDIGALHLIPKELSLKIVSKIEAGERFSVYVVVPMWPEGVPESASVQAILDWQRRTMDMMYKDVVQALQAKGIEENPRNYLTFFCLGNREVKKEGEYEPPQRPDPDTDYIRAQEARRFMIYVHAKMMIVDDEYIIVGSANINQRSMDGARDSEIAMGAYQPYHLFTSEPARGQIHGFRMALWYEHLGMLDESFLYPERTECIRKVNQISDKYWDLYSSESLEHDLPGHLLRYPIGVSSEGTVTELPGFEFFPDTKARVLGDKVDYLPPILTT
- the LOC108333927 gene encoding uncharacterized protein LOC108333927, encoding MVMDFESNYDIAASALFIHTHNFNRVALQFPDNLLKDSTRVVTALRKRLQSLKKIDVSESGYEADVGLFVMADTAYGSCCVDEVGASHINVDCVIHYGHTCFSPTTTLPSFFVFGKASICVADCVESMSKYALTNSKPVMVLFGLEYAHSMQQIKEALLESSMSCRIDPKPEVHFADVPSSVMFPSKDIKKIKGLQELACGCNGESGTTYSIGGLTWKLPQGQSMDDYLLFWIGLDDSAFANVVLTFNTCEIVRYYANENQMVTDLVQQRRILKRRYYLVERAKDANIVGILVGTLGVAGYLHIINQMKELITGAGKKAYTLVMGKPNPAKLANFPECDVFIYVSCAQTALLDSKEYLAPVITPFEAMIAFNRGSQWTGAYVMEFRDLINLPQMEAGDQGEEEARFSFLKGGYIEDFENQENVEEEREALALVNATEKALQLRNNSNALMKGNAKSGAEFLANRSYQGLTMPSENTSPEPYLIGRRGRASGYEDENNKQT
- the LOC108333926 gene encoding uncharacterized protein LOC108333926, which translates into the protein MASLSRGLVLTSAMLLSTTLLYVAFSRQKSNLSFRIHHSNKPTLRSCLYSEEKKRERKKTKKKVKFADSVKKEGRERKDENRVSKNCRDESSDCVGMPANRIALYNGILRERVHRTECSY